The following are encoded together in the Equus quagga isolate Etosha38 chromosome 1, UCLA_HA_Equagga_1.0, whole genome shotgun sequence genome:
- the LOC124248751 gene encoding protein NipSnap homolog 3A isoform X2, which translates to MLGLRSCLTRVLAARTLAPQVCSSFATGPRQYEGTFYEFRTYYLKPSKMNEFLENFKKNVHLRTAHSELVGFWSVEFGGRMNKVFHIWKYDNFAHRTEVRKALAKDKEWQEKFLIPNLALIDKQESEIAYLVPWSKLEKPPKEGVYELATFQMKPGGPALWGDPFKRAVHTHVNRGYSKLVGVFHTEYGALNRVHVLWWNESADSRAAGRHESHEDPRVVAAVRESVNFLESQQNMLLIPTSFSPLK; encoded by the exons ATGCTCGGCCTCCGAAGCTGCCTGACCAGGGTTCTGGCCGCGCGGACGCTCGCGCCTCAG GTGTGCTCATCTTTTGCTACAGGCCCCAGACAATATGAAGGAACGTTCTATGAATTCCGTACCTATTATCTTAAGCCCTCAAAGATGAATGAGTTcctggaaaattttaagaaaaacgTTCATCTTCGGACAGCTCATTCTGAATTGGTTGGATTTTGGAGTGTAGAATTTGGAGGCAGAATGAATAAAGTGTTTCATATTTGGAAGTATG ATAATTTTGCTCATCGAACTGAAGTTCGGAAAGCCTTGGCCAAAGATAAGGAATGGCAAGAAAAATTTCTCATTCCCAACTTGGCTCTTATTGATAAACAAGAGAGTGAGATTGCTTACCTGGTGCCATGGAGCAAATTAGAAAAACCTCCAAAAGAAG GAGTCTATGAACTGGCTACTTTTCAGATGAAACCTGGTGGGCCAGCTCTGTGGGGTGATCCATTTAAAAGGGCAGTTCATACTCATGTCAATCGAGGCTACTCAAAACTAGTTGGAGTTTTCCACACAGAATATGGAGCACTCAACCGAG TTCACGTTCTTTGGTGGAATGAGAGTGCAGATAGTCGAGCAGCTGGGAGACATGAGTCTCATGAGGATCCCAGAGTTGTGGCAGCGG TTCGAGAAAGTGTTAACTTCCTTGAGTCTCAGCAGAATATGCTTCTGATTCCTACCTCATTTTCACCGTTGAAATAG
- the LOC124248751 gene encoding protein NipSnap homolog 3A isoform X1, whose amino-acid sequence MLGLRSCLTRVLAARTLAPQVCSSFATGPRQYEGTFYEFRTYYLKPSKMNEFLENFKKNVHLRTAHSELVGFWSVEFGGRMNKVFHIWKYDNFAHRTEVRKALAKDKEWQEKFLIPNLALIDKQESEIAYLVPWSKLEKPPKEGVYELATFQMKPGGPALWGDPFKRAVHTHVNRGYSKLVGVFHTEYGALNRVHVLWWNESADSRAAGRHESHEDPRVVAAAEETEAQRSNLPADTPVARSRTDMERWIIWLQHPSHTHDAILPPLVRGTTHEAESLPGTALLT is encoded by the exons ATGCTCGGCCTCCGAAGCTGCCTGACCAGGGTTCTGGCCGCGCGGACGCTCGCGCCTCAG GTGTGCTCATCTTTTGCTACAGGCCCCAGACAATATGAAGGAACGTTCTATGAATTCCGTACCTATTATCTTAAGCCCTCAAAGATGAATGAGTTcctggaaaattttaagaaaaacgTTCATCTTCGGACAGCTCATTCTGAATTGGTTGGATTTTGGAGTGTAGAATTTGGAGGCAGAATGAATAAAGTGTTTCATATTTGGAAGTATG ATAATTTTGCTCATCGAACTGAAGTTCGGAAAGCCTTGGCCAAAGATAAGGAATGGCAAGAAAAATTTCTCATTCCCAACTTGGCTCTTATTGATAAACAAGAGAGTGAGATTGCTTACCTGGTGCCATGGAGCAAATTAGAAAAACCTCCAAAAGAAG GAGTCTATGAACTGGCTACTTTTCAGATGAAACCTGGTGGGCCAGCTCTGTGGGGTGATCCATTTAAAAGGGCAGTTCATACTCATGTCAATCGAGGCTACTCAAAACTAGTTGGAGTTTTCCACACAGAATATGGAGCACTCAACCGAG TTCACGTTCTTTGGTGGAATGAGAGTGCAGATAGTCGAGCAGCTGGGAGACATGAGTCTCATGAGGATCCCAGAGTTGTGGCAGCGG ctgaggagactgaggcacagaggagtaaCTTGCCCGCAGATACACCAGTGGCAAGAAGCAgaactgacatggaaagatggaTAATCTGGCTCCAGCATCCGTCTCATACCCACGATGCTATCCTGCCTCCACTGGTCAGGGGGACCACCCATGAGGCCGAGTCCTTGCCTGGAACAGCACTTCTCACCTGA